The genomic segment TAAGCCCCGGCATTCATCGCCGCACAGAGGTTTCATGGGAACGGCAAGAAGAATCTGTTCCTTGATCAACTCCTCCATGTCTATCTCATCATCGCGGTAAAAGCTTACATCCAATTCATCGTTGGTCAATTCCAGTTCATTCTTCTCTTTTCCCACCTCTTCAGCGGGGACATATTCCTCCTTAAAGGAAAGGGCCAGCGGCAACGAATATTCTTTCAGACAGCGGCTACACTTGAATTCCGCCGTGACCTTTACCGAGCCTTCGATCAAAACCCTTGTGTCGAATTTTACAGCTTTAATAAAAACGTGAGCTGTATTCGGCTTCTTGCTGTCATTAATGACTACCGGCAGGTCTATTTCCTGCTGCAGGCCTTCTTCGGGAATACCGGAAACGTTAATCTTCATTTCAGTGACCTTCTCTTAAACAGACTTTAAATTATAAGGAGTGTCTAACTTACTTGTCAATTAAGGGAAATTGCCGGAATAAATATTTTGGATTTAAATGTGCCGGTATTGTTATAATTGAACGTTTCTTGCTATAACAGTTTCCTTCATCACGCGATAGCAAAAACTATTTCGCTTAACTTCAAGGAGAATTAAAATGAGTAAAATGGACGCCGTAGAGACTACACACCTGTCGCTTAATTCAAAGTTCAAGTTCAGATGCCATAAGGGGATAAAATGTTTCACAAGGTGCTGCAGTAATATAAATATTCTTTTAACGCCTTATGACGTCATCCGCCTGAAGAACAGGCTGGGGCTGTCTTCCGACGAATTTCTTTTACGTCATACGGTCATGAATATCGACAAACAGACCTCTCACCCCTATGCGTCGCTGAAGATGAATGACGACCCTGAGAAGAAATGCCCTTTTGTCACGCCCGAGGGCTGCACGGTCTACACCGACCGTCCCGCCAATTGCCGCTACTATCCGATAGGCCAGGGGACCCTGAAGAAGGCGGA from the Nitrospirota bacterium genome contains:
- a CDS encoding DUF177 domain-containing protein, producing the protein MKINVSGIPEEGLQQEIDLPVVINDSKKPNTAHVFIKAVKFDTRVLIEGSVKVTAEFKCSRCLKEYSLPLALSFKEEYVPAEEVGKEKNELELTNDELDVSFYRDDEIDMEELIKEQILLAVPMKPLCGDECRGLCPGCGINLNEGACACGKKEIDPRLAPLEKFKELLKTRKE